The Gossypium arboreum isolate Shixiya-1 chromosome 2, ASM2569848v2, whole genome shotgun sequence region TGTTGCTACATTTAGACTTTTCTTCTTCTTGGATGGAAGAATGATACTACAATATGTTGCTACATTGATGATGAAAATTTTTGTCTCATTTATTTGGTTCTTGTGATCAGTGTCATCTCTTTATACCCATTCCATTTGATCAACTCATATCAATATAGTGCGGTTGATTAAACTGATTTTACACAcacaaatgaaaagaaaaaaatcctTTGCATATATAATGTCCTCTTATATAATGTCCTTTCCTTCTTTCACTTTCATATTTGTTTGTTTTACTCTTCCTTTTATAAATCAGATTATTTTTAATAgttctttgtttatttttattatgagttTCTATTTTCATTTCATCTTCAGCTTTCTGTTTTCTCACAGTAAAGATTTTTAAGtttacatatttataattttttcagTGAATATACACCAAGGCTTATAAAGAAATTAGAGGGCTTCAGGGTAATCTCTACCAGTAACTTTGAACTTTTTACTGGTGTAACTAAAATTGCGGTGGACGTGTCAATTTCTTTCTGCTAACTATGGACCTTTGGCTTCATTATTTATCCCTGCATTAGGTCAAAAGAGTTGCAGCTGGCTTGTTGCATTCAACATGCATTGATGGTAATTTGAAATGATTTCTCTTATGGTCAATCAATTTTTATGACCTTATTACTGGACATATTCCAAACTTTTGTTTTCAGATCTTAATTTGTCTAGGTATTGCAGAAACTGGGTCTTTGTTTGTGTTTGGGGATAAAGTGGTAGCTAATCTTGTAAGTTCTAAACCTGTCAGTTTTAACATCACCTAATGTTTCTAATCATATGGCATTTTTGAGTGATGTTatcttaatgaaaatatttaGGGATTTGGGGAGGCCAAGAATGTAACCATGCCATCCATGATCAATACATTGCCATATTCAGAAGAAGTTGCATGTGGTGGCTACCACACTTGTGTTGTAACAAGTAATTCTCTTATCTTCATTATTAAATGTTTTTgcatgtttttatttatatgactCACGATTTGGAGCCATCATTTGTTGCAATTCTCATGTTAGATAGATAGAACCTAGACTATCTTACCATGCTCTTATTATTTCCTACTCAGGATAAATCCTCTACAGAAATTTTAAAGGTTAACTTTCAAAAGGAAGTCAGACTAGAAATACAAAGCAAACATTTTTGTTGTTTGAAAATCTTAAATCGAtgtatcttttaaaaatttcatgcttCAATAAATTATGAATATTCTCAATGATTATATAGGTTAGAATGAGTAAAGACCTAGAAGAATAGAAAATGATATGTCTATAATCAATGACAGGAATTGTAGGAAAATATGGTTTCATTTATGGACTTATGTCTGAATTGTGTTCCAGTGCTTGAAAATTAAGTGCAAGTTGATGTGAATGATAATGTCCTGGAGATCATATGGGaagataataattaaaacatgGAGGTTAAAAGGATGATAAGGAGAAGGAAGAGTTGGACTTTAAGGGTAAAAATGTGTCAAATCTAGTGAGGTTTGTCATGACATCTCCTTTAACCTTCATTTGACCCTTTTTGTCTTTTTCATATATGCTACTTATTTTCTTTTTGAGGCCTTTACAAGTCCATCaacatgaaactagacttatgcCTGTCACTTATTTACAGCGACAGTAGAATTTACGATTAGCCTAGCATCAGTTTTTTTATAATGGGTTTACTTTTTACTGATTTCACTTTCTTTACAGTAGATGGTATAGCTAATTTCCTTGTTTTGCTCAGTCAGGTGACCGAGATTccgtttaacaattttttttattgcTGGAACAAGTCTTAACCAAGATCAAGATCAAAGTACTTCACTAAGTTATATATACAGGCATTGCAATTAGAggtgatgatgatttggcattataTTCTCACCaggatgaattttgttttagaaattgTAATACTTTGTGTGTCTCTGTGTATGTGTGtgttttttatgtattaaattacctattgaatcaatgtttatgtattaaatttaaattcattaatttttatatttagttttgaagtttaaattttaatggaaaatttaatttaattaatattttatttatccttaaaagtatatagtttaaagtttaaatttcaaaattaaacataatataatatttaacataaaataaatattatttaattaaaataaaataatttttatcatgacttttagcggcgtttgcaagaaaagcgtcgctaaaggtcatgatctttagacatattattttaataaattagtgTTGGAAGTGGTGATCCTACATATGTCCTACGTTGTACAAGTTAAGTGCTCCCGCCCCTCCTCAGCCCCTCTTTAGCTAGTATATGGGCTAACTACCATCTACCTCAGGTATAATTCTTCCTTCTTCAACCATTTTTTGCCTGCATAAATACACGTATTGACGTAAAAATGGTTGAATAATATTCAAACGTTGTGGCGTGAATTTTTGTAGTAATTCTGGTCATCATGTTCTGCATTCAACGATTTGGAACTGACAAATTGGGATATTCACTTGCATCAATCATATGCCTGTGGTTTACCTTGCTAAGTGGTATTGGTTTGTACAACCTCTTCACATATGGTTGGGGTGTGTTACGTGCGTTTAATCCGTTGCATATAGTGGACTACTTCAAAAGACGCGGTAAGAACTGGTGGATATCACTTGGAGAAGTAGTACTTTGCATTACCAGTGAGTGCTTCTAGCTTTTACTTTATatctttttgttattttaataccCTTCCCTGTTATGTCTAAATTGTATGGACATTTGACAATAGAAGCCGAGGCTATATTTGTTGATTTGGGTCACTTCAGTGTTCGAGCGGTTCAAGTAAATTATTTACTTCATGCAACCAGTGGAAAATAGGATGGTTTAATAGGAAACTGTTGTACATATATATTATTCAACATTTGTGTGTTTGTGCATGAACATCTTTACCTGACTCTTCATTACCATTTTTATGGCACCTTATTTCATTTTCTCAGCGATCAAAAGTTTGCATTTGCAGCATCTTATTTTtttcttaatatatattataaatttctatatttttgtaatttttttatttttaggattttagtctttttatattttagattttaaaattcaagtttaaatattaacactgttaaaattattttatcaaattcagatttattataaaattatttttaatttcatgattagtaagtgagtatttttttttactttaaaatgCGGCATTAACAGATTTAACAAAAAAAACAGTGTtaataactaaatttaaaatgactaaatttttaaaaataaaaatacaaaggctaaatgtcaaatttatgaaaaatatatagaCTTATCGTATAATTTTACccttcatttttcaaatttgggaAAGACTCAGAGGCTTACACCATCTCGATACAGAAAATGATAATAATTTAGTTCAATTGTTATTCACGCCAAACTCAATTATTATTGTTTTTTCTAGTCATTTTTTATTTACTGGGTGGAAGTATTGTATACACTTTCCAACAGTAGAAGTGTACAGGTGAGTACTTTAAGCTTTTACTTTATATCTTTTTGTTATTTTGATACCCTTCCCTTTTATGTCTAAATTGTATGGACATTTAACAGTAATGATGCCTATTTTATCCAGCATATGCCAATAAATTTGTGAATGTGATCAAAGTCCAAGTGAAGATAGTAGTCTTAGCAGGCTTTACAATTAGTCACTGTCATCATCAAATTACAATCTCCATATTATCCATGGATATGTGTGATTTATAATcgttttacagtaaaatatttaCGGAAGATGTAATATGTAGTGGCCATTGCCTTGATGCTTTAGTTGAGCGTATTAGGCTCGAAGCACTCAGTTTAGCAAGGAAGATTTGCTGTGGAGAGGATAGAAAGTTGGCACAAACATCATTCTTTTTTTTACAAATCACGGTCTATATTGTCTGCACCAAAGAATAAAAAAGTTTGGGTTTAGTTTAACATTAATTTTATCAAAGTAATTGTCTCAAGATATTTGAAACATCTCCATCCATTTCACTTGTTCAACTAAATCTTGTTTCTGAGAATTCTACAAATGCTGCACCAGATGTTCACAACTGATTTTAGCATTGGAAAATGAGGGTGATTGCTTTAAAACTGGAAGTTGGCACCAATTTAACTTGCATCTCAATGATTCACTTTGCGGTCAAAATTCAATACAAGGACAACAACACTAGCAGGAAACTTCAACAGGTCATTtgagattcttcggaatataataGTTCAGAAATTTCTACATTTCTTCTTGACCAACCAAATAAATATTGTTTTCAAGAGAGCTCAACTATCCTTGTCCGCTTCTTTGATCGACTTTTTCCCGTTGCTTCACAGACAGCAGCCTCGTTGACTGTGTTGGATTTTTCATTTTCCGTTGGACAAGATGTTTCCTCATCATCATTCCCATCATCATAGCTTTCCTCATCACTGCTATCATCTGATTCCGTTTCGCTACTACTACTGTTGCCAGCTACCATAATTGGTGGCTGATTGCCAGCAATTGCAGATTCAGCAGCAGCCAGAGCTTGAGGTGTGTGAAGATCAGCTACACCTAACATCAAATCCTGTATTACAAAATGCAACCAAAACATATTAACAAACTCATATACTATTCGATGAGCACAATTCAAGAGGTTCAATTTTAATGTTACCATTTCAATGACTTCAGAATCATTCCCATTAAGTACTTCAATATCATATGCTTGAGAATTACTCTACATTATGATAAACAAGAATATAGGTTAGAAATTAAAAAGTGTGCTTACTGATGacaaatttgacaaaaaaaaaaacctttgcaTCAAGCTCCAGCCTTTTATTAGCTTCTGCCATGACTCCCAAGAAATCTTTCACTTTCCCCAAAACTGCAATACTCAAAAGAAGATTTCAGCACAAAACAGAAGCTTCCACATTCTAATGCCCATGAAACACGTAATCATCTCTAAACAAGCTGGACCTCTCATAATTCTGCCTACAattcaaagtttttttttaacaGTCCTCAAGTCTGAAACAATGATCATTATTCCATTCCCAAATCACATGCTATCAGTTTCAGATTCTTTAAAAGCTGTATATATGTTTAGCATAAATAATGGTACAAAATAACTActtcaaaaaagaaagatggaagaAAGCTTACCTTGGCTTTTAGGAAAAGGAGTGAAGGGGGGTTTCTTGGAAGGATCAGGTTCATGAGTTTGAGGCTCCGAGTCCTTTTTCTTACAAACAAGTAGAGCGGATTCTGTTGAACATGTAAAACCgtcaaacacacacacacacagatAATGAAATTTCAATGGATAGAAAACAAAGTTAGCATAAAATTAGATAGGAGCTTAGTTACCTAAGGGTGAAGAAGAGGATTTATTGTGTTCAAACCGTAGAAGATCTTTGCTTGAGCTTCCCATCTGTATATTTAGTTGAGAAACAAGCGGTTCCTTGTTCAGTCGGCAGCCTATAGGGTTTATGTAAACTAGAGTTTGAGCTTTTGTTACTTTTTGTTCTGTTTTAACATGATTTGGGAAGTATTATGGGCTTTATCCACTTTTATTAAATGGACCAGCCCTTGTTTTTAATATTGAAAGCCTTTTTCAGGTTGGGCTTAAACTCATGTAGTGTGAGGCTCCTTTTACTCggttttaataactttaatttctattttagtcattaatatatgattttttttcaatttgatcaCAAAACTATCCAAATTTGTTTTTACTGTTAAGTTTGAAACAACTAAATGATGTTATAAACTAAACAAATGGCCACTCAATTATGAGAATGTTTATCCAACTATAAATTTTTTTTGATTTAGTCATCATGCGGCTAAGTTAATAAATAAAGCTTGATGTGATATTTTTATTAGTCTAATAATAATTTTAGCtcttcaatatttatattttctatcaatttagtcttaattctaaaaattaataaatttagtcttcaatatttaccaaatttatcaatttaatcctaattattgcctttttttctctctctctacCTATTCTTTTATTCTCTTAGCCAATGTTATTCAATGcaagaaattttaaaagtttcaaaTCTCCTATACCAAAAAGATCATAAGTGGTCGATAAATTTTTTTAACACTTTAGACTAAACGATGCTTATCCAACACtaaaaaattcaaagatttttaattttcgacggTAAAAGATCATAAATTGTTGGAAAGttcttttttatataattttttatgttaaaatagTGATTCTCTAATGCTCAAAAACTATGGTGGTCTGTTCACACCATTCTAATGCTAAATCGAAACAACCATCACCTTTTTTTGTGCCAATAAAAATTCTAGTCCGTATTAGTTGCACTAACTTCTTTCGATCAATTCTGATCGCACTAGCCGAAACATGGTCCACCAGCCGAtgcataaataatataaaaaatatttttttaattttttattattatgttaaagATTTAATTGGGATGTGACAGATCAAAAAGGACTTTAccaatatgtaaaagtttaaaaaAGTTTTTATGGACGTActttcatatttaaaatataataataataaactcacTCACCTGATATCAAAAAAAAAA contains the following coding sequences:
- the LOC108467009 gene encoding uncharacterized protein LOC108467009; this encodes MGSSSKDLLRFEHNKSSSSPLESALLVCKKKDSEPQTHEPDPSKKPPFTPFPKSQVLGKVKDFLGVMAEANKRLELDAKSNSQAYDIEVLNGNDSEVIEMDLMLGVADLHTPQALAAAESAIAGNQPPIMVAGNSSSSETESDDSSDEESYDDGNDDEETSCPTENEKSNTVNEAAVCEATGKSRSKKRTRIVELS